One Aphidius gifuensis isolate YNYX2018 linkage group LG3, ASM1490517v1, whole genome shotgun sequence DNA window includes the following coding sequences:
- the LOC122852571 gene encoding 40S ribosomal protein S3-like, with protein sequence MAFVPRSISKKRKFVEDGLFKAELNEFFTRELAEDGYSGVEVRVTPLKKEVIVMATHTQSVLGEKGRRIRELTSAVQKRYGFKDGTVELYAEKVANRGLCAIAQAESLRYKLIGGLAVRRACYGVLRFIMESGAKGCEVVVSGKLRGQRAKSMKFVDGLMIHSGEPTLDYVDTATRHVLLRQGVLGIKVKIMLPWDQTGKTGPKKPLPDNVSVAEPKEENIPLMPTSDIKFTNDAPPQPQPQVAPIAV encoded by the exons ATGGCGTTTGTACCACGATCAATCTCAAAAAAACGCAAA ttTGTTGAAGATGGCCTCTTCAAAGCAGAACTCAACGAGTTTTTTACTCGTGAACTCGCTGAAGATGGTTACTCTGGTGTTGAAGTACGTGTTACACCTTTGAAAAAAGAAGTTATTGTAATGGCTACCCATACACAAAGTGTACTTGGTGAAAAAGGACGTAGAATTCGTGAATTAACATCAGCTGTACAAAAACGTTATGGATTTAAAGATGGTACTGTTGAATTATATGCTGAAAAAGTTGCTAATCGTGGTCTCTGTGCAATTGCACAAGCTGAATCATTGAGATATAAATTGATTGGTGGTCTTGCTGTCCgcag agCATGTTATGGAGTTCTTCGTTTTATTATGGAATCAGGAGCTAAAGGTTGTGAAGTTGTTGTTTCTGGCAAACTTCGTGGTCAAAGAGCCAAGTCAATGAAATTCGTTGACGGTTTGATGATTCACTCTGGTGAACCAACTCTTGATTATGTTGATACAGCAACTCGTCATGTTTTACTTAGACAGGGAGTTCTTGgaattaaagttaaaattatgTTACCATGGGATCAAACTGGTAAGACTGGACCCAAAAAACCACTTCCAGATAATGTCAGTGTTGCTGAACCAAAAGAAGAAAACATACCATTAATGCCAACTTCTGATATCAAGTTCACTAATGATGCACCACCACAACCACAACCACAAGTTGCACCAATTGCTGTGTAA